The Bacteroides sp. genome has a window encoding:
- the acsA gene encoding acetate--CoA ligase: protein MTHIGSYEERLKNFNWSIAEKELEYQPGNVINIGWYCSDRICQLGMADKPALIWEGMGGKEITFTYNDVRLNSNTIGHFLRSLGIQPEDRVCLFMDKIPELYLGFLGILKIGAIAQPLFSAFGDESLFVRLENAQTRAIITQKKHAPKVRKILDKMPFLEYIIIVDHDPAKPLGPREKSFNLDETQKVDSFEIYPTLAESPSVLHYTSGTTGQPKGVKHVHYSLISQYLTSKWVLDLCDDDIYWCTADPGWVTGTSYGIIGAFSNGVTQCVLDAGFSADAWYRFIEKHRITMWYSAPTAIRSLMKAGGEVANKYDLSCLRHLASVGEPLNSEAVIWSEKVFGKPFYDTYWQTETGSIMISNYPGMKVKPGSMGKPFPGIEATVVHPETYEPLAEPGKVGLIAIKPGWPAMMRTYWRNEEAFQGKFRKGWYLPGDRSSIDKEGYFWFVGRDDDVINTGGHLVSPFEVESALLEHPAVAESAVVAKPDFLNMEVVKAFVTLKPGHTPSKELDLEIMNFVRKKLSPLAMPQEIEFVETLPKTRSGKIMRRILKAKEWGEEIGDTSTLEDD, encoded by the coding sequence ATGACGCACATTGGATCTTACGAAGAAAGGTTAAAGAACTTCAACTGGAGCATTGCGGAAAAAGAATTGGAATACCAGCCGGGAAATGTGATTAACATCGGCTGGTATTGTTCTGACCGGATTTGTCAATTGGGGATGGCAGATAAGCCGGCCCTGATCTGGGAAGGGATGGGCGGCAAGGAAATAACCTTCACCTACAATGATGTTCGTCTCAACTCCAACACCATTGGTCATTTTCTGAGAAGCCTGGGTATTCAGCCCGAAGACAGGGTTTGCCTTTTCATGGATAAAATCCCTGAACTCTACCTGGGATTCCTCGGCATACTTAAGATCGGTGCCATTGCACAACCACTCTTTTCAGCCTTTGGCGATGAGTCTCTTTTTGTAAGGCTTGAAAACGCACAAACAAGGGCAATAATCACCCAGAAAAAGCATGCTCCGAAAGTCAGGAAGATCCTCGACAAAATGCCATTCCTGGAATACATCATAATCGTTGACCATGACCCGGCCAAGCCCCTTGGCCCCAGGGAGAAAAGTTTCAATCTTGACGAAACACAAAAAGTGGATAGCTTCGAAATCTACCCCACTTTGGCAGAATCGCCTTCAGTTTTGCATTACACCTCCGGAACTACAGGTCAGCCTAAGGGGGTTAAACATGTGCATTACTCTTTAATTTCACAATATCTTACCTCCAAGTGGGTCCTTGACCTGTGCGATGATGACATATACTGGTGCACAGCCGACCCGGGATGGGTCACCGGTACATCCTACGGAATTATCGGGGCTTTTAGCAATGGTGTTACCCAGTGTGTGCTCGATGCTGGTTTTTCGGCCGATGCGTGGTACCGGTTTATTGAGAAACACCGGATTACAATGTGGTATTCCGCCCCAACCGCCATCCGTTCCCTCATGAAAGCAGGGGGAGAGGTTGCAAACAAATATGACCTTTCATGCCTCCGCCATTTGGCATCAGTGGGAGAACCCCTGAATTCAGAAGCTGTCATCTGGTCTGAGAAAGTATTTGGGAAGCCTTTTTACGACACCTACTGGCAAACCGAGACTGGGTCGATCATGATCTCAAACTATCCAGGCATGAAGGTCAAACCAGGGTCTATGGGAAAGCCATTTCCCGGCATTGAAGCCACCGTTGTACACCCGGAAACTTACGAACCTCTCGCCGAGCCTGGTAAGGTTGGCCTTATCGCCATTAAACCGGGCTGGCCTGCCATGATGCGCACCTACTGGAGAAACGAGGAAGCCTTCCAGGGCAAATTCAGAAAAGGATGGTATCTTCCCGGCGACCGCTCAAGTATTGACAAAGAAGGGTATTTCTGGTTCGTTGGGCGGGATGATGATGTGATCAATACCGGTGGTCACCTGGTGAGCCCCTTTGAGGTGGAATCTGCCCTGCTTGAACATCCTGCCGTAGCTGAATCTGCTGTTGTAGCCAAACCTGACTTCTTGAATATGGAGGTGGTTAAAGCTTTTGTGACGCTTAAGCCAGGCCATACACCCAGCAAAGAACTCGACCTGGAGATTATGAACTTCGTCCGCAAAAAACTCTCACCTCTGGCCATGCCACAGGAGATCGAATTTGTGGAAACATTGCCCAAAACCCGGAGCGGCAAGATCATGCGCCGTATCCTTAAGGCCAAAGAGTGGGGAGAAGAAATTGGCGATACTTCAACCCTTGAAGATGATTAA
- the kbl gene encoding glycine C-acetyltransferase, translating into MAYSEKTRAMYAEVLEGIKEAGLFKQERFIHSSQAADIEVEFPVGASLKKVINICANNYLGMSSHPEVIKAAHEGLDSHGYGMSSVRFICGTQDIHKQLEDMVTEFLGTEDTILFPSCMDANAGVFEALLTKDDVMISDRLVHASIIDGIRLCSAMHDTFKHSDMEHLESKLQLHNNRRLKVVITDGVFSMDGDTAKLDEMVALCEKYDALLLVDDSHASGFIGKTGRGTHEQYGVMGKIDIITTTFGKGLGGASGGCVSGRKELVELCRQRARPYLFSNTIAPPIVAGVIKVLEILSASTDRRDKLESNTSFWRNGLCEAGFILKQGDTPIVPVMLFNAKLAQDFSRDLFEEGIYAIGFFFPVVPQSQARIRTQISAGHEMHHLEKALEAFKKVGKKYNILGKSKQEIIDMYGI; encoded by the coding sequence ATGGCATATTCAGAAAAAACCAGGGCGATGTATGCCGAAGTCCTTGAAGGCATTAAAGAAGCCGGGCTTTTTAAGCAGGAACGTTTCATTCACTCTTCGCAGGCTGCCGACATTGAGGTTGAGTTTCCCGTGGGGGCCTCTCTTAAGAAAGTCATAAACATTTGCGCCAACAACTACCTGGGCATGTCAAGTCACCCTGAGGTTATCAAGGCGGCTCACGAAGGCCTCGATTCGCATGGCTACGGTATGTCATCGGTACGGTTTATTTGCGGCACCCAGGACATTCATAAACAATTGGAAGATATGGTTACCGAATTTCTGGGCACGGAAGACACCATTCTTTTCCCGTCATGCATGGACGCCAATGCTGGTGTGTTTGAGGCTCTGCTGACCAAGGATGATGTCATGATATCCGACCGGTTGGTGCATGCTTCCATTATTGATGGCATCCGGCTTTGCAGCGCTATGCACGATACTTTCAAGCATTCTGACATGGAGCACCTCGAAAGCAAGCTCCAACTTCACAACAACAGGCGACTGAAGGTTGTGATAACCGATGGTGTTTTCTCTATGGACGGCGACACTGCCAAGCTCGATGAGATGGTGGCCCTTTGCGAGAAATATGATGCCTTGCTATTGGTGGATGACTCGCATGCCAGCGGTTTTATTGGAAAGACTGGCCGCGGCACCCACGAGCAGTATGGGGTGATGGGTAAGATTGACATCATTACCACCACCTTTGGCAAGGGCCTTGGAGGAGCATCCGGGGGTTGTGTATCAGGTCGAAAGGAACTGGTGGAATTGTGCCGTCAGAGAGCCCGGCCATACCTGTTCTCAAATACCATTGCCCCTCCCATTGTGGCAGGAGTTATTAAAGTGCTTGAAATTCTGTCTGCTTCTACTGACCGCCGTGATAAGCTGGAGAGCAACACTTCCTTCTGGCGCAATGGCTTATGTGAAGCTGGGTTTATATTGAAACAAGGTGACACCCCTATTGTGCCTGTTATGCTCTTTAATGCAAAATTGGCACAAGATTTCTCACGCGACTTGTTTGAAGAAGGCATTTATGCTATCGGCTTCTTCTTTCCTGTTGTACCCCAAAGCCAGGCAAGAATCAGAACCCAAATATCGGCCGGACACGAAATGCACCACCTTGAAAAAGCCCTGGAGGCTTTCAAAAAAGTGGGTAAGAAATACAACATCCTTGGCAAATCAAAGCAAGAGATTATAGACATGTATGGCATTTAG
- a CDS encoding acyl carrier protein: MEEMKEVVRDYVIQEYVEDDTEVNFDTPLISGGIVDSFSMVSLKRFLENKYKISIPDDKATPEAFDSVNKIVDLVNEFLK; encoded by the coding sequence ATGGAAGAAATGAAAGAAGTTGTAAGAGATTATGTAATACAGGAATACGTGGAAGACGACACGGAAGTCAACTTTGACACCCCACTGATTTCGGGAGGGATTGTTGATTCATTTTCCATGGTATCCCTTAAACGTTTTCTGGAAAATAAATACAAAATCTCCATTCCGGATGACAAGGCTACGCCTGAGGCATTCGACAGCGTAAATAAAATCGTTGACCTTGTAAATGAATTTCTAAAATAG